The following is a genomic window from Cryptococcus decagattii chromosome 2, complete sequence.
cTTGGGACTGCCAGAAGCTGACACTACGGACATGAGCGAGAGTGAGAGAAACGGCAGAGACAGCGAGACACTGTCCCCTCGTGCGACAAGCGGCGCAGGTCCATCTAATACCACCTCTACGACTCACACCTCTCAGCAGCAACCCAGCGTTCCTCAGCTAAGCAACCCTCAGAACGTTCCTGCTCTTTTCAACTCTGCGCACGAGGTCTCCCCCGCTCCGTTCAATTACCAGCTCCCCATGCCCTTTAACCTCCCTGTGTCTCCAGATACACATTTCGCCGATTTCACTAACAACCTTGACAATTCTCTCTACAAGAGCAATACCGCTTCTGCTACACCCAACTTCAGCGGCATGTTCAGCATGTTCACATCTGCCGATAGTACTGGCGACAGCACCGCTAATGACACGGGTGTCAATAAACCTTCTCCTATTTCTCCACCGTTGACCAATCCTCCCTCCGCAACTCCTTCTCAACTTGACCTTCTCACTCGTCTCAAGAGCTGCTGCCATGTCTCAGACTCTCATGTCGTCAATGACCCTGGGCTTTTGGTTTTTGCTACACGTCTCTGCCAGTCGTTTGGTTGTTCGTTTGGTGGCACGCACACGGAAGCCAATCCTCGGAGCGATGCAGAAAACCTTACACTTGAAGATGCGTGGCGTGCTCTCAAGACAACACTAGATCCTGGAGGCGATGCCGATGGGGAAAACAGAATCAATACTGGCAAGATGGCAGCAGAGTTAGTGGTGCGTGCGGCTCACTCGCGTGGTGCAGGCGGTTGGATCACATGCAGGTATCGAGAAGGTCTGTCAATAAGAAGGAGCATGGTGCAGGCGTTAGTGCAAGGTTTAGGGGGAAAGCTTGACTGAGTTTATCCGGGAATAGTTGGTTGCATTGTCTTGTTGAAAGTTGTAACTATTAATCTAGCATATATACACGTCTTCAACGATAGAGTATACCGTGCCTTGTAGAGGGAGGTGGGCGGGGGGGCGTTGATCTTAATTTGTGGACTTTCCACCAATCACTGGCTGTTTGTACGATATGGGGCTGTTCGATCAGCGATGCAACATTTAGGAAGCGGCAATCACTTGGTACCTCCGGCATTAAGAATTTCCAGCATATAGCGATCTCTATTCTCTATAGATATTATCTTTTGCAAATGCCGGGCAGCATTCATGCTGCATGATGCAAGCATATCTAAATCGGCTATCATACCGTACCATTATTCCTCGTCCCTGAAACTTCCACTCGCTGCTCTCCGTCTTCCACCCTTCAGTTCCATGAGCTCTATCCTTTCGGCTGCTTGCTCGGAACGGTCCCTCCTTGAGACCTCCCCTCTGCCTCTCCTTCTGTCCTTTTTGCCCCCTCGCCAAACAGCAAATAGGCACAATGCACCGGCTACTAGCCCCACAGGCGGTATCAACCAGCAAAgcctccaccaccaacCTGAATCTCCGCCTTGCTGAGCCCTCCATTTGGCAACCGTCCTATCGACCTGGTCGTTCAAGTCTGTAAATGAACCAGAATTGTCGATAACTGACGTAGCATAGGAAAGCTTGGCCGATAGTGGTAGCTGAGAGGCAATCCGACTTGAGGCTTGAGATTGAGTCAAAGGGGGATTAGATTGGCGATCGAGGAGGCGCGACAACTGGAGACGCTCATTGCTATACAAACACCGGTGAGAAATGGTTTCCATGAAAGCGTTAGCGGCCTGCAAGAACGTACACATATACCACAACAGTATCCCCTACCCACTTCCACATACCCGCCTCTATCAATAGCGGCACATCAAGGATCACACACCATTCTCCTTTCAGCCAATACCTTATTATGCGTTTGaccatctctttcttcactctTGGGTGCATGACCCCAttcatccatttcctttCTTCAGGGTCATGAAAAATGATGTCACCTATCGCCCCTCTATCGAGCGATACTCCGTCTTCCTGCAAGACCCGGTCAGGGCCAAAGTGTGAGACAATGAGAGAATAACCAGATGTGCCAGGCTCAACGACCTCTCGAGCAATGAGATCAGCATCTATAATTGGGAGGTGATGTCTTTCGGAAAGAAGTTTGGAGACGGTTGATTTGCCTTTGAGGGGATCAGCTATGTTTAGGAGGCCGGA
Proteins encoded in this region:
- a CDS encoding dephospho-CoA kinase, with product MLIVGLTGGIASGKSTVSKLLSERHHLPIIDADLIAREEDGVSLDRGAIGDIIFHDPEERKWMNGVMHPRVKKEMVKRIIRYWLKGEWCVILDVPLLIEAGMWKWVGDTVVVYVNERLQLSRLLDRQSNPPLTQSQASSRIASQLPLSAKLSYATSVIDNSGSFTDLNDQVDRTVAKWRAQQGGDSGWWWRLCWLIPPVGLVAGALCLFAVWRGGKKDRRRGRGEVSRRDRSEQAAERIELMELKGGRRRAASGSFRDEE